The proteins below come from a single Candidatus Binatota bacterium genomic window:
- a CDS encoding sigma-54-dependent Fis family transcriptional regulator, whose amino-acid sequence MKQYLQRPKPHGLRNFQGVYTNSRAMLDMFFQLEKVSRSDCPVLIVGEAGTGRETVARAIHALGDRRRASCETVNCAALGEASLELDLFGDGGESDSADSAGALARADGGTLYLDEVAESPLSVQSRLLGFLEDGSFVRGAAGDVGRSDARVLSSTSSDPVVAVEQGSLREDLRYRVGVVMLSIPPLRDRSGDVPALFWHFLEELRGKYQEIPGSISEEAMKALETWHWPGNLRELRNAVERAVVMCRGDKLGMDDLPPELLGAAGTSPPPVVISSRVVEPAGSAGLARDLTPVQDQECNRLMAALSEARGHRGKAAESLGMSRSTLWRKLGRYGLS is encoded by the coding sequence ATGAAACAATATTTGCAACGACCGAAGCCGCATGGGCTGCGCAATTTCCAGGGGGTGTACACCAACTCCCGCGCCATGCTCGACATGTTTTTCCAACTCGAGAAGGTGTCGCGGAGCGATTGCCCGGTGCTCATCGTGGGCGAGGCCGGCACGGGCCGGGAGACGGTTGCGCGGGCGATACACGCGCTGGGCGATCGTCGTCGCGCGTCTTGTGAAACCGTCAACTGCGCCGCCCTGGGCGAGGCCAGCCTCGAGCTTGATCTCTTCGGTGACGGGGGCGAGAGCGATTCCGCTGACAGTGCGGGAGCCCTCGCGCGTGCCGATGGGGGGACGCTGTACCTTGACGAGGTCGCGGAGTCGCCCCTCTCCGTGCAGTCGCGCCTGCTCGGCTTTCTTGAAGACGGCAGTTTCGTGCGCGGCGCTGCCGGCGATGTCGGTCGTTCGGACGCCAGGGTGCTGTCTTCGACCAGCAGTGACCCGGTCGTTGCCGTTGAGCAGGGCAGCCTGCGCGAAGATCTCAGGTACCGCGTCGGAGTGGTAATGTTGTCGATTCCGCCACTGCGAGATCGCAGCGGCGATGTACCTGCCCTGTTCTGGCACTTTCTCGAAGAACTGCGAGGCAAGTACCAAGAGATCCCCGGATCGATAAGCGAAGAAGCCATGAAGGCTCTCGAGACCTGGCATTGGCCGGGCAACCTGAGAGAGCTGCGCAACGCCGTGGAGCGCGCCGTGGTGATGTGTCGCGGCGACAAGTTAGGGATGGACGATCTGCCGCCCGAGCTTCTCGGCGCGGCCGGGACTTCTCCGCCCCCGGTGGTTATTTCTTCGAGGGTGGTTGAGCCGGCCGGTTCGGCCGGGCTCGCGCGCGACCTGACGCCCGTGCAGGACCAGGAGTGCAATCGTCTCATGGCTGCCCTGAGCGAAGCCCGCGGACACCGCGGAAAAGCCGCGGAATCGCTGGGCATGAGCCGCTCTACCCTGTGGCGTAAGCTGGGCCGCTACGGCCTGAGCTGA
- the ispH gene encoding 4-hydroxy-3-methylbut-2-enyl diphosphate reductase — protein MATSEKGSDKAGQTDKNKAIVASPRGFCAGVSYAIDIVNTVLEQHGPPVYVRHEIVHNRHVVEDLRSRGARFVEDLADVPSGSLLVFSAHGVSPAIRQQADQLGLRVVDATCPLVTKVHLEAARFAGQDYDILLIGHRGHVEVEGTLGHAPERMQLVETVEDVAKVRVRDPERVAVVTQTTLSVDDTREIISAIRERFPAVSTPGRDDICYATQNRQEAVKALALRCRVVFVLGSPNSSNANRLVEVARSAGAHATLIETAADISEKDLAHNLNKRDASGRQAVGVTAGASTPELLVQQTLARLRELGSTEVEELRTAEERVTFSLPAKQIENA, from the coding sequence GTGGCGACGAGCGAAAAAGGCAGCGATAAAGCTGGCCAGACTGACAAAAACAAGGCCATCGTGGCCAGCCCGCGTGGTTTCTGCGCGGGCGTGAGCTACGCCATAGATATAGTCAACACGGTACTCGAGCAGCACGGGCCGCCGGTCTACGTGCGCCACGAAATCGTCCACAACCGCCACGTCGTCGAAGACCTGCGAAGCCGAGGCGCCCGCTTCGTGGAGGACCTGGCCGACGTACCGAGCGGCAGCCTGCTCGTGTTCAGCGCCCACGGCGTGTCGCCGGCCATCAGGCAGCAGGCCGACCAACTGGGCCTGCGCGTGGTCGACGCCACCTGCCCACTGGTGACCAAGGTACACCTGGAGGCCGCCCGGTTCGCCGGCCAGGACTACGACATCCTCCTCATAGGCCACCGCGGCCACGTGGAGGTCGAGGGCACCCTGGGCCACGCGCCCGAGCGCATGCAACTGGTCGAAACGGTCGAAGACGTTGCCAAGGTTCGGGTGCGCGACCCCGAACGCGTGGCGGTGGTGACACAGACCACCCTGTCGGTGGACGACACCCGCGAAATCATCTCGGCTATCCGCGAGCGCTTCCCAGCCGTAAGCACGCCCGGACGAGACGACATCTGCTACGCGACCCAGAACCGCCAGGAAGCGGTCAAGGCGCTCGCGCTCCGCTGCCGCGTAGTTTTCGTGCTGGGCTCACCCAACTCGAGCAACGCCAACCGCCTGGTCGAGGTAGCCCGCAGCGCAGGGGCTCACGCCACGCTGATTGAAACCGCTGCCGACATTTCCGAAAAAGACCTTGCCCACAATCTGAACAAGCGAGACGCGAGTGGCCGCCAGGCCGTGGGCGTAACGGCCGGCGCGTCGACCCCGGAACTGCTGGTGCAACAAACGCTGGCGCGCCTGCGAGAACTCGGCTCCACCGAGGTCGAAGAGCTGCGTACCGCCGAAGAGCGAGTCACCTTCTCCCTGCCGGCCAAACAGATAGAAAACGCCTGA
- a CDS encoding MFS transporter — protein sequence MVRAAVFIALFDFLALGALGVFFPYFSMYLHSTVGLSATQTGLVFAITPATGMLAHPLWGQLADRSGSRTRVLALVSFGAAAGFVLLGQLDGFWPLALGTAVMALFMTAIIPLAVSITLATVQDLGRHAYGLVRVWGTVGFLVSVVAFPRLLASTGAQPGDLSLMMPAAALLFASAGLVALALPRGKTVSARAEPHDYRLLLSEPSFLRMLLFILLAYLFLQGPMSLFPLFVESLGGGVNMVSDMWIIMLLLELPLVAMIGMVQQKVGARGLLAIGLLSGSARWLVSAWSNDLNIVYAAQLLHGVTVMGLILGAPLYVDAVVPARLRSTAQGVLAMAGVSLGGVLSNLMTGWMSDALGPRSPALAGGLGALLLALAMSRLLPPLADSDPSHDGRDKDNGLANRGARTGELPQPEQSVEAGI from the coding sequence ATCGTGCGCGCGGCCGTATTCATAGCACTGTTTGATTTCCTGGCGCTGGGCGCACTGGGGGTGTTCTTTCCCTACTTCAGCATGTACCTGCACTCCACCGTCGGCCTTTCGGCCACGCAAACGGGCTTGGTATTTGCCATCACGCCCGCCACCGGCATGCTCGCCCATCCACTGTGGGGCCAACTCGCCGACCGCAGTGGCTCGCGCACCCGCGTGCTCGCGCTGGTGAGTTTCGGTGCCGCTGCTGGCTTCGTGCTGCTGGGTCAACTCGATGGTTTCTGGCCCTTGGCGCTGGGCACGGCAGTGATGGCGCTGTTTATGACCGCGATAATTCCCCTGGCGGTTTCTATCACCCTGGCGACAGTGCAGGACCTCGGCCGCCACGCTTATGGCCTGGTCAGAGTGTGGGGCACCGTAGGATTCCTGGTATCGGTGGTCGCGTTTCCCCGCCTGCTCGCCAGTACCGGGGCACAGCCGGGTGACCTGTCGTTAATGATGCCGGCCGCCGCGTTGCTGTTTGCCTCGGCCGGCCTGGTGGCGCTCGCCCTACCTCGCGGCAAGACAGTGTCGGCACGGGCCGAACCCCACGACTATCGACTGTTGCTGTCCGAACCATCGTTCCTGCGCATGCTGCTCTTCATCCTGCTCGCGTACCTCTTCCTGCAAGGACCCATGTCGCTGTTTCCGCTGTTCGTCGAATCGCTGGGCGGCGGCGTCAACATGGTTTCGGATATGTGGATAATCATGCTGCTGCTTGAGCTCCCGCTGGTAGCCATGATCGGCATGGTGCAGCAGAAGGTCGGCGCGCGCGGATTGCTGGCCATCGGGCTTTTGTCGGGTTCGGCCAGGTGGCTGGTGTCGGCGTGGTCTAACGACCTCAACATTGTTTATGCCGCGCAACTTCTTCACGGCGTCACAGTGATGGGCCTGATACTGGGCGCGCCGCTCTACGTCGACGCGGTGGTCCCCGCCCGGCTGCGGTCAACCGCCCAGGGAGTCCTGGCCATGGCCGGCGTGAGCCTGGGCGGGGTGTTGTCCAACCTCATGACCGGCTGGATGAGCGACGCACTGGGTCCGCGCTCGCCAGCGCTGGCGGGAGGGCTGGGCGCGCTGCTGCTCGCCCTTGCAATGTCGCGGCTGCTGCCGCCACTCGCAGACTCGGACCCGAGCCACGACGGTCGCGACAAGGACAACGGCCTTGCAAACCGCGGCGCCAGGACCGGCGAGCTTCCCCAACCCGAGCAATCGGTTGAGGCCGGCATCTAG
- the msrB gene encoding peptide-methionine (R)-S-oxide reductase MsrB yields the protein MKKKLQKSDEQWLAQLGEQRYAVCRRAGTEPAFSGEYCDNKQAGVYLCAGCGQQLFSSDAKFDSGSGWPSFSSTAGADKVEEHGDSSHGMQRTELVCSRCDSHLGHVFPDGPAPTGLRYCINSLSLNFDGDPGDED from the coding sequence ATGAAAAAAAAGTTACAGAAAAGCGATGAGCAGTGGTTGGCCCAGTTGGGCGAGCAACGCTACGCGGTATGCCGACGCGCGGGCACCGAGCCGGCCTTCAGCGGCGAGTACTGCGACAACAAGCAAGCGGGGGTCTACCTCTGCGCGGGTTGTGGGCAGCAACTGTTCTCCTCCGACGCCAAGTTTGATTCGGGAAGCGGCTGGCCCAGTTTCAGCAGCACTGCTGGTGCCGACAAGGTGGAGGAGCATGGCGACTCGAGTCACGGCATGCAGCGCACAGAGTTGGTCTGTTCGCGCTGCGACTCACACCTCGGCCATGTTTTTCCTGACGGCCCGGCACCGACCGGATTGCGCTACTGCATCAATTCGCTGTCGCTGAATTTTGACGGTGACCCCGGCGACGAAGACTGA
- a CDS encoding ferredoxin--NADP reductase, giving the protein MQSSPDPRHQWHELTVSRVIRETSDACSLVFDIPVELAEVFSYRAGQFLTLRVPWQDGSLDRCYSLASSPDSDPEHKVTIKRVEDGRVSNWVNENVAEGDVLRVLPPAGHFHLGHGGAGSDGGGERDLFLFAGGSGITPVISILKTALVSGSRSVSMLYANRDHDSVIFDAELAQLESRYGDRFDLQRRYDDSDGFLDLSGVRALSAGNGDREFFVCGPGPFMEVVEQGLRDELVPVEQVHVEHFVSPADVDDEELAREQKKAAEQAREQAADSGEAIKVVVVIDGREHELEPEPGQTVVAAAQAAGISVPFSCTEGYCACCMAQLVEGEVKMLRNDVLTPAEVEDGWVLTCQAVALGGRVRVEYPD; this is encoded by the coding sequence ATGCAGTCTTCTCCCGATCCTCGCCACCAGTGGCACGAACTGACCGTCTCGCGGGTGATTCGTGAAACCAGCGACGCTTGTTCGCTGGTTTTTGACATACCGGTCGAGCTGGCCGAGGTGTTCAGCTACAGGGCAGGACAGTTTCTCACCCTCCGGGTGCCCTGGCAGGACGGTAGCCTCGATCGCTGCTACTCGCTTGCCAGCTCGCCCGACAGTGACCCCGAGCACAAGGTTACAATCAAGCGCGTGGAAGACGGCAGGGTGTCGAACTGGGTGAACGAGAACGTCGCCGAGGGCGACGTTCTCCGGGTGCTGCCGCCGGCCGGGCACTTTCATCTCGGCCACGGTGGGGCTGGCAGCGACGGGGGGGGCGAGCGCGATCTTTTTCTCTTTGCCGGCGGCAGCGGCATCACGCCCGTTATATCCATTCTTAAGACGGCCCTGGTCAGCGGCTCGCGCAGTGTGAGCATGCTCTACGCCAACCGCGACCACGACAGCGTTATCTTTGACGCCGAGCTGGCCCAGCTAGAAAGCCGCTACGGCGACCGCTTTGACCTGCAACGGCGCTACGACGACAGCGATGGCTTTCTCGATCTTTCGGGCGTGCGCGCATTGTCGGCCGGCAACGGCGACAGGGAGTTCTTCGTGTGCGGCCCCGGCCCCTTCATGGAGGTGGTCGAGCAGGGCCTGCGCGATGAGCTGGTGCCCGTGGAGCAGGTGCACGTTGAGCACTTCGTGTCGCCCGCCGACGTCGACGACGAAGAGCTGGCCCGCGAGCAGAAAAAGGCAGCCGAGCAGGCGCGCGAACAGGCGGCCGACAGCGGCGAAGCGATCAAGGTCGTGGTCGTCATTGACGGTCGCGAGCACGAGCTCGAGCCCGAGCCCGGACAGACCGTGGTGGCGGCGGCCCAGGCGGCTGGGATCTCGGTGCCGTTTTCCTGCACCGAGGGCTACTGCGCCTGCTGCATGGCGCAGCTGGTAGAGGGTGAAGTGAAAATGCTGCGCAATGACGTGCTCACCCCCGCCGAGGTAGAGGACGGTTGGGTGCTCACCTGCCAGGCCGTGGCCCTTGGCGGCCGCGTGCGCGTGGAATACCCGGACTGA
- a CDS encoding nuclear transport factor 2 family protein, with product MGKREQVEALIYGYAELLDAGDLAGVAALFDQGSYCFGEDVVISGSEELLSIMQATVILYDGSPRTQHVTGNLILEFDDDSCLARSRYTVLQSVEAGELTVVVAGRYHDRFKRDDGHWHFSERRVFMDLVGDASRHSRFELTTG from the coding sequence GTGGGAAAACGAGAGCAGGTCGAAGCGCTTATCTACGGTTACGCCGAACTTCTCGACGCTGGCGACCTGGCGGGAGTCGCCGCGTTGTTTGACCAGGGCAGTTATTGCTTCGGTGAGGACGTCGTCATCTCGGGGAGCGAAGAACTGCTGTCGATCATGCAGGCGACGGTCATACTCTACGACGGCAGCCCTCGCACCCAGCACGTTACCGGCAACCTCATTCTCGAGTTCGACGACGACAGCTGCCTGGCGCGCTCACGCTACACCGTGCTGCAATCGGTAGAGGCCGGTGAGCTCACGGTGGTCGTCGCCGGTCGCTACCACGACCGCTTCAAACGCGACGACGGACATTGGCACTTCAGCGAACGTCGCGTGTTCATGGATCTCGTGGGCGACGCCTCGCGCCACTCGCGCTTCGAACTCACGACGGGCTGA
- a CDS encoding phospholipid carrier-dependent glycosyltransferase has translation MIGAMFEAIKGRVSGRQLLALLLLVALLARVAGARWGLPLLLHPDENKLIDPALRMLDSGSAHPGGFLYPSFYIYAQAAVAGLLRGLSALGGRAAPEMADYYWWGRVLTAALGTATLALAWACARAAGARAWSLLAAALVAVSVLHLGQSMLITTDMPATLWVSACLLACLRVARGHDAVRDYLLAGAMAGLAAGSKYNGGLVALALVAVHLSRGFSLAALFDRRLLAGGAAAVGAFLVSTPFALVEPGELWRFLVLQSDAYNQHPGAGTGAATSYAAYWATLLRKFGGPQLLLAGIGAAALCMRAGSTAAVLGGFPLLYFAFMGAYPVHFERNAVVLLPALGALAAVGAATAWQASAKPGGARGAMLLRSLLLLVLVAGAWQQASRSAAHLRLARLPDTRLLAMNWMQQNLPRRSTVALEHYTPPLAAGRLWPTRLGYGGLARSGGLAGFDYLVASSGDYGRFVNHPERYPEQAAAYQRVFASNELVKVFRPDWRSSNGPEIRVYLTPAGSRRTERRLRRRSSPPSAP, from the coding sequence ATGATTGGAGCAATGTTCGAAGCCATCAAAGGCCGGGTCAGTGGTCGGCAGCTGCTCGCGCTGTTGTTGCTCGTGGCGCTGCTGGCGCGAGTGGCGGGTGCCCGGTGGGGCTTGCCCCTGCTCCTTCACCCCGATGAGAACAAGCTCATCGACCCGGCGTTGCGTATGCTCGACAGCGGCAGCGCCCACCCGGGCGGCTTCCTTTACCCGTCCTTTTATATTTACGCGCAGGCCGCGGTGGCCGGGTTGCTGCGCGGTTTGTCGGCGTTGGGCGGACGTGCCGCTCCCGAGATGGCCGACTACTACTGGTGGGGGCGCGTACTGACCGCGGCACTGGGCACCGCGACCCTGGCCCTGGCCTGGGCCTGCGCGCGAGCGGCGGGTGCGAGGGCCTGGTCGCTGCTCGCCGCGGCGCTTGTTGCGGTGTCGGTGTTGCACCTGGGACAGTCGATGTTGATCACCACCGATATGCCGGCCACCCTTTGGGTAAGCGCCTGCCTGCTGGCCTGCCTGCGCGTGGCCCGCGGCCACGACGCTGTGCGCGACTACCTGCTGGCCGGCGCGATGGCTGGCCTCGCGGCCGGCAGCAAGTACAACGGTGGCCTGGTGGCGTTGGCACTGGTGGCGGTTCACCTGTCGCGCGGGTTTTCATTGGCGGCGCTCTTCGACCGCCGCCTGCTGGCGGGTGGCGCGGCGGCAGTGGGCGCCTTTCTTGTCAGCACTCCCTTCGCCCTGGTCGAGCCGGGTGAACTGTGGCGCTTCCTCGTGCTGCAGAGCGACGCTTACAATCAACATCCGGGAGCCGGGACGGGAGCGGCCACGAGCTACGCGGCTTACTGGGCCACCTTGCTGCGAAAGTTCGGTGGCCCGCAGTTGTTGTTGGCGGGCATTGGCGCGGCGGCCCTGTGCATGCGCGCGGGGTCGACGGCGGCCGTGCTCGGCGGCTTCCCGCTCCTCTACTTTGCTTTCATGGGCGCCTACCCGGTGCACTTTGAGCGCAACGCGGTCGTACTGCTTCCCGCCCTGGGGGCGTTGGCGGCGGTGGGCGCGGCCACGGCCTGGCAGGCCAGTGCAAAACCAGGTGGAGCCAGGGGCGCGATGCTGCTGCGCTCGCTGTTGTTGCTCGTGCTGGTGGCGGGCGCTTGGCAACAGGCCTCGCGCTCGGCCGCGCACCTGCGCCTGGCTCGCCTGCCCGACACCCGCTTGCTTGCCATGAACTGGATGCAGCAGAACCTGCCGCGGCGAAGCACCGTCGCTCTGGAGCACTACACACCGCCCCTGGCCGCGGGGCGCTTGTGGCCAACCCGCCTGGGCTACGGTGGCCTCGCGCGCAGCGGCGGACTCGCCGGCTTTGATTACCTGGTGGCGAGCAGCGGTGATTACGGCCGCTTTGTTAACCACCCCGAGCGTTACCCCGAGCAGGCGGCGGCTTACCAGCGCGTGTTTGCATCGAACGAACTGGTCAAGGTTTTTCGCCCCGACTGGCGGAGCAGCAACGGCCCGGAGATCCGCGTGTACCTCACTCCCGCGGGAAGTCGGCGCACTGAGCGCCGCCTGCGCAGGCGCTCCTCGCCGCCATCGGCACCTTAA